The Odocoileus virginianus isolate 20LAN1187 ecotype Illinois chromosome 3, Ovbor_1.2, whole genome shotgun sequence genome includes a window with the following:
- the SPARC gene encoding SPARC isoform X2, translated as MRAWIFFLLCLAGRALAAPQQEALPDETEVVEETVAEVAEVPVGANPVQVEVGEFDEGAEETEEEVVAENPCQNHHCKHGKVCELDENNTPMCVCQDPTSCPAPIGEFEKVCSNDNKTFDSSCHFFATKCTLEGTKKGHKLHLDYIGPCKYIPPCLDSELSEFPLRMRDWLKNVLVTLYERDEDNNLLTEKQKLRVKKIHENEKRLEAGDHPVELLARDFEKNYNMYIFPVHWQFGQLDQHPIDGYLSHTELAPLRAPLIPMEHCTTRFFETCDLDNDKYIALDEWAGCFGIKEKDIDKDLVI; from the exons ATGAGGGCCTGgatcttctttctcctttgcctggcCGGGAGGGCCTTGGCAGCCCCT CAACAGGAAGCCTTGCCTGATGAGACAGAGGTGGTGGAAGAAACCGTGGCCGAGGTGGCCGAG GTACCCGTGGGAGCCAACCCTGTCCAGGTGGAAGTAGGAGAATTCGATGAGGGTGCCGAGGAAACCGAGGAAGAGGTGGTGGCTGAGA ACCCCTGCCAGAACCACCACTGCAAACACGGCAAGGTGTGTGAACTGGACGAGAACAACACCCCCATGTGCGTGTGCCAGGACCCCACCAGCTGCCCTGCCCCCATCGGCGAGTTTGAGAAG GTGTGCAGCAATGACAACAAGACCTTCGACTCTTCCTGCCACTTCTTTGCCACCAAGTGCACGCTGGAGGGCACCAAGAAGGGCCACAAACTCCACCTGGACTACATCGGACCTTGCAAAT ACATCCCGCCCTGCCTGGACTCCGAGCTGAGTGAATTCCCCCTGCGCATGCGCGACTGGCTCAAGAACGTCCTGGTCACGCTGTATGAGAGGGACGAGGACAACAACCTCCTGACCGAGAAGCAGAAGCTGCGA GTGAAGAAGATCCACGAGAACGAGAAGCGCCTGGAGGCTGGCGACCACCCCGTGGAGCTGCTGGCCCGGGACTTCGAGAAGAACTACAACATGTACATCTTCCCCGTGCACTGGCAGTTTGGGCAGCTGGATCAGCACCCCATTGACGG GTACCTGTCTCACACCGAGCTGGCCCCACTGCGCGCCCCCCTTATCCCCATGGAACACTGCACCACCCGCTTTTTCGAGACCTGTGACCTGGACAACGACAAGTACATTGCCCTGGATGAGTGGGCCGGCTGCTTCGGCATCAAGGAGA AGGACATCGACAAGGACCTCGTGATCTAA
- the SPARC gene encoding SPARC isoform X1, with amino-acid sequence MRAWIFFLLCLAGRALAAPQQQEALPDETEVVEETVAEVAEVPVGANPVQVEVGEFDEGAEETEEEVVAENPCQNHHCKHGKVCELDENNTPMCVCQDPTSCPAPIGEFEKVCSNDNKTFDSSCHFFATKCTLEGTKKGHKLHLDYIGPCKYIPPCLDSELSEFPLRMRDWLKNVLVTLYERDEDNNLLTEKQKLRVKKIHENEKRLEAGDHPVELLARDFEKNYNMYIFPVHWQFGQLDQHPIDGYLSHTELAPLRAPLIPMEHCTTRFFETCDLDNDKYIALDEWAGCFGIKEKDIDKDLVI; translated from the exons ATGAGGGCCTGgatcttctttctcctttgcctggcCGGGAGGGCCTTGGCAGCCCCT CAGCAACAGGAAGCCTTGCCTGATGAGACAGAGGTGGTGGAAGAAACCGTGGCCGAGGTGGCCGAG GTACCCGTGGGAGCCAACCCTGTCCAGGTGGAAGTAGGAGAATTCGATGAGGGTGCCGAGGAAACCGAGGAAGAGGTGGTGGCTGAGA ACCCCTGCCAGAACCACCACTGCAAACACGGCAAGGTGTGTGAACTGGACGAGAACAACACCCCCATGTGCGTGTGCCAGGACCCCACCAGCTGCCCTGCCCCCATCGGCGAGTTTGAGAAG GTGTGCAGCAATGACAACAAGACCTTCGACTCTTCCTGCCACTTCTTTGCCACCAAGTGCACGCTGGAGGGCACCAAGAAGGGCCACAAACTCCACCTGGACTACATCGGACCTTGCAAAT ACATCCCGCCCTGCCTGGACTCCGAGCTGAGTGAATTCCCCCTGCGCATGCGCGACTGGCTCAAGAACGTCCTGGTCACGCTGTATGAGAGGGACGAGGACAACAACCTCCTGACCGAGAAGCAGAAGCTGCGA GTGAAGAAGATCCACGAGAACGAGAAGCGCCTGGAGGCTGGCGACCACCCCGTGGAGCTGCTGGCCCGGGACTTCGAGAAGAACTACAACATGTACATCTTCCCCGTGCACTGGCAGTTTGGGCAGCTGGATCAGCACCCCATTGACGG GTACCTGTCTCACACCGAGCTGGCCCCACTGCGCGCCCCCCTTATCCCCATGGAACACTGCACCACCCGCTTTTTCGAGACCTGTGACCTGGACAACGACAAGTACATTGCCCTGGATGAGTGGGCCGGCTGCTTCGGCATCAAGGAGA AGGACATCGACAAGGACCTCGTGATCTAA